Part of the Zingiber officinale cultivar Zhangliang chromosome 8A, Zo_v1.1, whole genome shotgun sequence genome, TGTTATCTTTCTCACTGCAAGACTAGGCAACCTTCTGCAAGGTTACAAGTAGCTCGAACGATCGGAGCTGATGACTGAAATGAGGTTTCCTTTTTCTCTTCCAGCTTGATATTTTCCTTCTTAGATTCCTCTAGCCCAATGGCCCCAAAGATGTAGTCTTTCACTTCTTTGAACCTTGCCTCCGAAAGAGAGACCTCAGCTAATAGCCTCCAAGCATATTGCTCTGTTGCCTCTTCGAAGTCTTTCTTGCGCTTCAGCACCATATGCCCACTGATCTCCCACACAGCAGGGTTCACTCGAGTCTCTAGGATCTCCTCACTCACTTCGCCCAAGGCTTGTTTTTCGGCATAACACTGCAAGAATTATACGATAAATAATAACTCTTTATTGACTGATAAATCTAAGAGCTATATTTTGAATATGACTAGTAGTTCATGTAAACACATATCAGAAATAGAAGTTTACCTGGGGAAAGAGAAAGATCCTCCAGCCTGAATCAGAAATAAGAACATTAAATGGGATATTGTTCTCTTGAAGACACATGCAAGACTTGGAAACTACATCAGATAAGTCTTTCAAACTAGTTCCTCCCTCGTAAACAAGGCCCCTCACTGGATAGTTCAGCAATAGTGAGATCTTCACTCCACCATGGCACAGCAGACCTTTAGCAATTGGAACTCTTTGAGTAGGAGCTCTCTCCACAGGAAAAGGCATGGACAAAAAATAAGCCTGTAACGAACTTGCTCGATCATTTGAGAATTCGATAAACAAATTAGCACATCATTGGATTCTACTGAGCAAGTCTGGAGTACTCACCTGGAAATGCAGGTGATTGATGGTGGCAAAGGCACCCAGGCTATTGTAGCCAAGCCTGAAGTATGGGCTTCCAGCTTCCACGGCCATATGAAGAGCCAGCAAGAAACTATCGGGGTCGATCCGCTGCGGTAAATGATCCAGAACCAGGGGGATCAGCAGAACATGGCCGTACTCAATAGGACTCACCTGCGCGAGCACCAGAGCTCAGGATTATGTTCCATGGAAGAAAAAGTCTAAAAGAAAGCAGAGTTAGGTGACTCAAAC contains:
- the LOC122008237 gene encoding GDP-L-galactose phosphorylase 1-like isoform X2, with amino-acid sequence MSRGLFRYDVTACETKVIPGEYGFIAQLNEGRHLKKRPTEFLIDRVLQPFDPAKFNFTKVGQEEVLLCFGAGEGGKACFLESAPVGEDNSPNVVAINVSPIEYGHVLLIPLVLDHLPQRIDPDSFLLALHMAVEAGSPYFRLGYNSLGAFATINHLHFQAYFLSMPFPVERAPTQRVPIAKGLLCHGGVKISLLLNYPVRGLVYEGGTSLKDLSDVVSKSCMCLQENNIPFNVLISDSGWRIFLFPQCYAEKQALGEVSEEILETRVNPAVWEISGHMVLKRKKDFEEATEQYAWRLLAEVSLSEARFKEVKDYIFGAIGLEESKKENIKLEEKKETSFQSSAPIVRATCNLAEGCLVLQ
- the LOC122008237 gene encoding GDP-L-galactose phosphorylase 2-like isoform X1, with the protein product MMILKRIPTVLSNYQEAAEPRRCGRNCLGKCCLPISKLPLYAFNGDANPRNSSFGVDETPPDFFLNSLLLAQWEDRMSRGLFRYDVTACETKVIPGEYGFIAQLNEGRHLKKRPTEFLIDRVLQPFDPAKFNFTKVGQEEVLLCFGAGEGGKACFLESAPVGEDNSPNVVAINVSPIEYGHVLLIPLVLDHLPQRIDPDSFLLALHMAVEAGSPYFRLGYNSLGAFATINHLHFQAYFLSMPFPVERAPTQRVPIAKGLLCHGGVKISLLLNYPVRGLVYEGGTSLKDLSDVVSKSCMCLQENNIPFNVLISDSGWRIFLFPQCYAEKQALGEVSEEILETRVNPAVWEISGHMVLKRKKDFEEATEQYAWRLLAEVSLSEARFKEVKDYIFGAIGLEESKKENIKLEEKKETSFQSSAPIVRATCNLAEGCLVLQ